The window TACGACATAATATTTGGTATGGCACATACCATAGTACATATCCCTGTCACACCCTCCAGGCCAGACCTAGGCCTTACCGTCATTATCGGGGGGCGACCGCATGACCCCCCAGCAATTCTCGCTTGATCTGGACCACCCGCCGGAGCATTTCGAGGCCCTCCACCGTGAGGCCCACGGCACCGTGCTCGTGTGGGAGGCTCTGCGTCCTGGAAAACGCTGGGTGAAGCTCGCTCCAAATGATCCGGCCATCCCCGAATTCCTGGCCGGCTTGAAGGGCAAACCGGACACCTATGTTTCGGTTAACGAATTCGACGGCTGGCGCCTGGTGCGCCTGCTGCGCAGCCTGCGGGCCGTATATGTCGATCTGGACGGAACGACCGATCTGGATCTGGCCCTCGATACTCTGTTGGAATCCAGGATGCCGGCTCCCTCGCTGACCGTGTTTTCCGGGCGGGGACTGCATCTCTACTGGCTGATCCAGCCGATGCCGCCGAAGACCCTGCCCGTTTGGCAGCGGATCACCGACAGTCTCAACCAGGCCCTCGCCCCTATTGGCGCCGATCCCAAAGCCCGCGACTGCACCCGGGTTTTGCGCCTGGTTGGCACCGTAAACAGCCTAAACAACGCGGTGGTGCGGGGCCTTATCATCACCGGATATCGTTGGACACTGCACGAACTGGCCAATGAAGTTCTGGGGCAACGTAAGCCGCGTAAAGCGCCTGGAAAGGCCAAGATCAGGGATATCCACGCCCAAGCCGCCAAACGCGCTCAGAGAGCCCCACAAGCGGTCTCAGGCAGCATTTACGAGCGCTGGTACAAGGTCTACCAAGATCTTCTGGCTATCGCCCGTCATCATGACGGACAAATCCCTGAAGGCTATCGCGATAGCTGGCTGTTTCTGTCCGGAGTCGCTTTGTCCTGGTTCAGCCGGGCCGAATCCCTGAGGGACGAGATCGAGAATGCGGCCCAGACCTTTACCCCCGGCCTGACCGACCGGGAGATCAAAGCCGTTGCCAAAACCATTCAGCAACGGGCCGAGGCCGCCGCCGCCGGCAAGACTATAGAATGGCAGGGGCAGGAGGTGGATCCACGGTACCGGTTCCGGCGGGCCACCTTGCACAAGTGGCTCCAGCCCTTGATTCCGGAGACGCTGTATCCAGAACTTCGGGCGATCCTACCGGACCGGATCGCCAGGGAGCGGAAGCTACTTCGGGATCAAGATCGCGCTCGTAAAGTTTATTGGCAGGATAGAGAGTCATCCTATACGGGGAAAGGGGTCAGGAAGGATAACGAGCAGAGACGCGCCATGGCTCTGCTCATGCGAGCTGGAGGGGCTTCCTATAGGCAAATTTCTGAAGAGCTAGGCGTTTCCATTCGAACTGCCTATCGCTGGTGTCATGATTGATTGGTTTAGCGTTTCCCAAATTCTCGCCTTGTATATCCCCCCAGGGGGTGTTCTCGTAGGTGGGGGCATGGATGCCACCACCTACGAGAATAGGTCTCCCCCTTGAGGGGGTTGGGGGGTGGTTGGATTAATCCTGGCCTGGATGGCCTGGGTCCGAGTAGTTGATTTAGACGATAGCGCACAAGGTACCCTTTCAACGATCCCTCCATATTCGGGTCTGGACCATCTACGACTGCGACCATCCCGGAGCGATCCTCGCCTGGGAAGAGCGGAATCTGCCCCCGCCCAGCTGGGCCGCCAAGAACCGCGAAAACGGCCACGCCCATCTGGTATGGGGTCTGAGCGCGCCGGTGCTGATGGAGGGCCTGAATGCCCGTGACACCCCGATGCGCTATCTGGCCGCCATCGAAAGCGCCTTTACGGCCACACTGGAGGCCGATCCCGGATTCGGCGGCCTTCTGACCAAGAACCCAGCCTATCCCCTCTGGCACGTGCTGAGAGGCCCCAGAATCGGCTATGAGCTTAACGAACTGGCGGAATGGGTCGATCTCGAGCGCTTCAAGCCCAAGCGGGGCTGGAAGGTGGATGAAGTGGGTGTCGGACGCAACGTCACCCTCTTCGACCGGCTGCGATACTGGGCCTACCGGAACGTCCTCGAGTACAAGAAGGAAGGCGGCCTGGACGGCTGGAATGCCTGGCTGTCAGCCTGCAATACCAGGGCGCTGACGTTCAATGGCGACTTTGCCGCCCCCCTGGACGGGCGGGAAGTGTGGTGGGTGGCCAAATCGGTCGCCAAATGGGTCTGGCAGCGGTTTTCCCTGGAAAAACGCCAGGAGCTGATCCAAAGGACGCATACGCCGGAGCAGCAGGCACGGAGAGGTCGCAAGGGAGGCAAAAAGTCCGGGGAAGTACGACGGGCCATGTCCGAGGAAAAACGGGCTTCTGCGCGGCTTATGCGGGCTCAGGGGATGTCTTACCGGGCTATTGCCAAGGAACTTGAAGTATCACTGGGCATTGTCCACAAGTGGTGTAGAGAGTGATGTTCAAGCGTTCAACGAAGCCTATATCAGGTAACAGCGCCTTGGCGTAGATAAGGGCAAGAAAATATGTGCTCGGTCTAGGTACGGCCAAGGCGGCCTCAGCCCGAGCCGGGGTGGGGGTCTGGGGAAGGGGATGATTGTGCCAGCTTGTCCCTCACTTTCCGGTACAGCGCCCGGGCGGCGTTGTTCACCCGGGTCGGTGGCGCGGTCCAGGGTCTGGTATCAGGTTCGGTGAAGCGGTCTACCGCTGCTGACTCTCCCAGACGGCAGAGGATACGTTTCCTGGGAAGCTGGGCGATGTAGTCTTCCGCCTTGGGGCGGCGGCGGTGTCCCGGGGAGAGCGGGAAGCGGTTGACGATGATCCAGGCGCCGGGAAGGCGTTCCAGGTCCCGGAGGGCCATGGGGGCGTCCTGGCCGCCGATGCCGCAGGGAATCAGGATCAGGTCACAAGCTTTGGCGAGGATCCGGTCGAGGCCTGGGCGGTTGCCGCCGCCATCAATGACGCAGAGGCCCTCGCCGCCGGTTTTGGCCCTCTCCAGGACGGCGTAGAGGCGTTTGGGATCGCGGCCGTCGAAGTAGTGGTAGGGACGGCTGTCGTGGATCTCCGGTTCCCGGTCGTCGGTGTGGACCACCAGGGCGGGTTGGCCGTGGAGGGCGGCACCGTAGGCCAGAAGGTGGGCCAGGGTGCTTTTGCCGGTGCCGCCCTTGGAACCGAAGAAGGCGACGATCTTCATGATGATGATCGGGCCTTGTCGATGAGTTCCCGGACGATCATGGAGGCGTCCCAGCGTTTGCCGGTCGCCAAGGTGCGCCTGGCCGCCTCCTTGATGAGCCACTGGTATTGGTCTTCGGGAAGTCTGAAGCTGCAGGACCGTGGCTTGTGGAGCATGGGAGGCCTGCCGGCCTTGCGGGGAATGGTCTCCTGGCGGTAGCGGCTGGTTTCCTGTTCCAGCTCGTCGAGGTCGAATCCGAGTTCGGGGGGTTGTTTAGACATATTGCAATACAATAAATTTAGTCTCTAGTAATAGACATATATAGAAAATTACAAATTAAGTCAATCAGAATGCTGGGTAAGGGATCTTAACAGGCGCAGGATGGCTCAATGCGGAGGTGTCTTCCCTTCACTAGCCCTATTTACCTTTCCAAGGCGGAGGAAGAGCCGGTCGGCGGTATTACGCCAGAGCCAGAGCCAGATGCCGACCGGCGTGAGGAGGAGCAGTCCCAGGAGGCCTAGGAAGGGGTCCAGGCATCGGAGGAATCGGAACTTCCTGAACCAGAGGTCGAGCGGTAGGAAGGAGATCGGGACCAGGAAGAGGAGTGGCGCGGGGAGCTCGAGGGAAAGATCCCAGAGCCTCCACAGGAGAGCGCCAAAGAGGAACAAACCTGCGGTGGCGCCCGCCCACTTGAGCCAGGGGTGCTCCTTGGCGAGGAGGAGGAAGGGTTTGAAGAGCCGGTGGCATCCCACCTCGAGCCGCCTCATGAGCCAGCAGCGCCTCTTCTCGAGCACCTCCCGGATTGCCAGGAAGTTCCACTCCTCCCTGGGCAAGTAGTCTTTCCACGCTTCTCCCGGGAGCCGGCTCAAGGCCAAGGTATAGCCGTGATACATGAGGGAGAAGGCCTCGGCATCGGAGAAGCTGTCGAGATCGGTCCGGAGGCAAGAGAGGGCGTAGACCATCCCTTCGGGACGGTTGACCGGGCCGGGGATTTTGGGGAGGCTTTGGGTCGATTGAACCTCCTGGCGGAGGTGGAAGAAGGAGAGTCCCTTTTGGAACTCTCGCCGGGCTCGGCAGTAGATCTCCTCCCGGATCTTGTCCATCATCACCGAGTTGGCCCGGCTCACCACCTCAAAGGCCCGCCGGCTGAGAAGGGGTTGGTCCTCCAGCTGGCCGGAACCGTCGCTGACGATGAGATAGGTACACCCCTCCCGGCAGAGGGCTCCAACACCTTGGTTGTCGAAGACCCCGCCGTCGGCAAGCTCGACTACGATCTCCTCCCCGCTTCTGTTCTGGTAAAGCCCCCGGAGGGTCAGGGGAGGAAAGATCCCCGGGACGGCGGCCGAGGCGGCCATCGCCTCGGAAAGCTTGAGCCGGCAGAGCCGCTCCCGCACTTCTCCCGGATCCTTGGGCCAGGGGGGATCCTGGCAGTCGTCCTTGCAGCTCCCGTCAAACTTGAGGCGGGGCAGGCGGACGTTGGTATCGATCTCTTCCATGCACGCCCGCTTCGGTGGCGTCTCTCCGACCCAGGCGCCGGTGAAGTGCCAGGGGTGGCCGGTATTGAGAGAAGTGGCGTTGATGATCAGGATCGGGATCTTGAATTCCCGCTCCTGGTTTTCCTGGCGGATATCGAACGCTTCGGGAAGCTCGGGAGGGAAGATGTGGATATCCCTAAGGAGGATGCCCTCCTGGCAGGTGATGGGGTAAAAGAAATGCTCGTCCAGCAGCTCGGTGATCCGATGGGTGCGGGTGTAGGATTCCAGGCCCATCCGGAAATTGGCAAAGGGGGAGTCAAAGAGCCGGAGGCGGGGGTTTTGCTGGACCGCCTCGAGGAACTCGTTGGTAAGTTCCTTGACGATGCCGACATAGGCCTCCTGGCTCGGCTCTGGAAATCTGGGATGGTTTCCTTCAAGGAGCTGTTTGAGTTTCAAGTAATAGCAGGCGCCGATGATCGAGCCGCCGGAGACGGTCGAGATCACCTCGATGCGTGAAAGCAGCCCCCTTTCGGCCAATGCCGCCAGAACGCCGAGGTGGAACAGGGCAGCCCGAAAGCCGCCGCCAGAGAGAGCGAGACCACATTTCTCCATGAAAACCATTTTTCCAGCCTCCAACCGCCAGGGCAATCAGTAAACAACCCGCGACTGAAGTCGCAGGCTTTATTCTCAATGGATAGTGTGACTACCCATCGGAACATTAGGCGTGTTTACAGCCGCCCTTGGCGGGAGGGTGCTCCCGCCAATCCGGGCAAGATTTCGAGCTGCATTGCAGTCGGCGTGCGCCCGGAAACCACACTCACACTCAAAAAGATGTTTGACCCTTCTGCCCAAGCACCCACATTCGCTGCACGTCTGGCTGGTATGGGCCGGATCGACGTAAATCACCCGGATGCCGACGTCTGCCGCTTTGTATTCGATCTGCTTTTGCAATTGCCGAAACGGCCAGCGGTGCAGTCTGGCCCGCACCCTTTTGCCGGCCTTGATCCGGTCGCGGATATGGGTCAGATCCTCCAGCACGATCACAGCCGTCTGTGTCCTTTGGGCTTCGGCGACGATGGCTTTGCTGATTTGGTGGTTGACGCAGGAATTCCGCCTTCCGGCCTTGCCAGAGACCTGCCGCAGCCTTTGGGCGGCGCTGCGGCTGCCGTTGGACTTGGCCTTCTGAAGACGGCGGATCAGGGTAAGGTGTTGGTCTTGGCGGTGACGCAATCGGCCGCCACCGAACACCTTGCCCGTACTGGTGGCAGCCAGATTGTTCTCTCCCACATCGACCCCCATCACCGGCCCAGCGGTGACAGGATCGGGGTCCTCCAACTCGACGACCAGGTTGAAATACCACTGTCCCTTGCGGCAAACCAGTTCCGCTTCCTTAGGTGTTCCCTGATCGAGCAGGCGTCGCTGATGTTCTCCCAGCCTCATCCTCACCCGAATACGGCCTTGCAGTGTGTAAAGCGAGAGCGTTTCCCCTGCAAGCGTGTAGGTGCGCTTGTCGAAGTGAACACTGGCCCGGTCGAAATGGAGTCTGGGAACAGGCCCGTCCTTCCTGATCCGTCCCCGCTTTTTCTGGGATCGGTAAGCCTGGCACACACTCCAGATGGTGTTGCAGCACATCTGCGATCCCAGGGGTGTTTGCCGCCGGAGCAGATCGTAGGTCAGGTTGTGCAACGCCACCCGGTTCCAGACCCGATGTCCGCAGACATAAGGCACCAGCAGGTTACAGGCCTTGCTGAAAGCCGCTTGCAGGTCGGCAAGCCGTTTGCCTTGATCGGGCGTAATCTCCAGTTTGATCGAGGCGGTTCTAAGGGACATTCAGCGCCTCCGGGTGACATGCTCCGAGCGTTCAATATAACGCTGAATCGTCTCGGCACTCATGTTGCCCGCCGTACCCACATAGTACGACGGCGACCACAGGTGGCCACCCCAAAGACGTTTTTTAAGCTGGGGAAACCGCTGGAACAGGCGTCTGGCTGTCACCCCCTTGAGAATCTTGATCGCATCGGTCACGGCAATGGCTGGGGGAATCGTCAGAAACAGGTGGATATGGTCCGGTTGAATTTCCCTGGAAATCACCGGCCATCCCCGTTCACGGCAAAGTTCTTCAAGGAGTTCGTTCAAGGTTGTCGCAACTTCTCCCACCAAAACATCACGACGATATTTTGGGCACCAAATCACATGGTAAGCGGTTTGGTAAACACAGTTCCTATTGGTTACAACATCCACCATATTACCACCCTATTACCCACATCTCCTGCAACTCATAGAAATCAATGTCTTATCCGTTTTTTCTGCGGGAACTTGATCTCGGCCGTCTGGATGGCAGTCACGGCCTCCACGTAGGCGCTCAGTTTGGTCATGCCCTGCCACAAGGCTTTGGGGCCGGGCGGGGGATCGTTCTTGCGTCCCAGCCAGCCGCCAAAGCCAGCTACGAGACGGACGATCGTGCCCAAATCCGGCGGCTTCGAGGGTGGTGGGGTGCGATGGTGGATGGCCCAGGCGGTCTGCCATTCTTCGACAGAAAACACCACTTCACAACACCACTCGGGATGTTCCCGCCCGAGCGTCATCAGCATCAGGATGCGCCAGGCGACGATCAGATACAGCACCAGGGCCCGTTCCAGGCGTTCCCGGGTGCGAAGTTGCAAGGCTTCGATGCGGCAGCCGCTTTTGAGAATACGGAAGTAGACTTCGATCCACCAGCGTTTGCGGTACCATTCGATGCGCGCTCTGGCCTGTTCCAGGGTGGTGATTGGCTCATTGGTGATCAGACACCATTCGACCGCTTCCCGTCCTTCGGGGGGCGCCTCTTCCCAGGCCAGGATGACGGTGACTTTTGGACCTGGGCCGTTTCGGGTTTTCAGTTCGAGCCGGGCGACTCGGAGCGTCTGTGTGACCTGCCGGGCCGGGCGGTTGCCGCTGGCCGGAAGGTCGAAGGCGATCGTCCCCAGCACCGGCTGGGCTTCGACCGCGGCCCGCAGTTTGCCATCCAGGGGGTCGTTGAGCTTGCGGTCGTGTCGTACCCGGATCAGGTAATCGGCGGCAAAGCCCAGTTGTTCGGCCCGGTCGATCAGGGCCCGAAGGTCGCCTTCCCGGTCGGCGACATACACCAGCCGGGTCTCAGGCGCCAGGGCGGCCAGCTCGGCCACCCGCTCATAGCCTTCCACCCAACGCAGGCTCTCGGCCAGGTCCGGCTCCCCCTTGGGAAGACGCGCCCAGTGCCAGCAGTCGGTCACCCCCAGGGCCACCCCCGCCTCACTGATCACCAACGTCGGATGCAGGTACAACCCCTGGCGTTTCTCATAGTTCAACCGTCCCAACCCAGCCATTGACGGCCGCCCGGAATAATCCAGCTCGGTGGTATCCTGCAGGCACAGCACCCGCGACTGCTGCCGGATCCGTTCCAGGGTGGGCACGCTGTGGGCCCGCAACACCTCCCGAAAATCCAGCCTGGGATTGTCCAGCAACCGGTAGGCTGCCTTGGTCTCCGCCCAACCGCCCCCGCAAACGCTGGGAATGCTCGCCATCGGGTCGCTTGCCATCGCTTCTATCACCTGACACAGCCGCCGGTTCAGGCGGGCATCGCCCAGCGCCAGGTAAAAAATTCTTGTTCAGCCCAGCTCATGTCAACGCTTATCCAGAAAAATCAACATCTTACTACAGGGGTGGGAGATGTGGGTAATAGGGTGACCATATTACACATGGTGGCAAACACGGCTTGCAAAAGCAAGTCGTTCGCAATTCCTCCCGCGACTAAAGTCGCGGGTTTCCTTGCGAGGTTTCTATGAATCCTATTGCCACCCCAAAAGTTGAGTGGGGAAGCAGTTGCCACCTTATAGCGACACTATCACACTATCTAGGAAAGATGCTGCACGCCCTTTACTTCCTCTATAACTAATTAAGGGCGTGCAGCGTGGATTGTCGGATAGGAATTAGCTGCGGTTCCAGTGCATGAACCTGAAGCCTAGGAGTCCGGCGCAGATCAGGGTTAAGGTGGCGGGCTCAGGGACGTGGACATCTAGCGAATCCACATTCACTGAAAGGCCAGGATCGCCATAAAGGCCACCAATCCCGGATGCGCTGATCCAGTAGATGTTGTCCCCTGTTGGATCGAAAGCGCCAGGGGCAACGGAGAAAAAGATCGCATCACTGGTAAATTTATCTGTCCCTGCATCAAATGAAGTTAGATCACCTATAATGTCGTAAACAACTAAGGCATCGATATTGAAAGTAGCATCATCACAGCCAAGAATATTACAAATAAAATTATCATCCACATAGGGGTTGTTTACTCCCAGAAACCAGTTGAAAACATCCCCAGGATCACTCAGGCCCTTTTCGGTGGTGAAATAGACGTTTTTTGGGTCGTCCTCCCAGTTGAATGGGGCCCCAGGAAATGGCCCTGATCCTGGAAAGTTATAATTAGGATGGTTATGATGCTCGTGGCCATCGATATCCTCGGAAGGATTAGCCGTGCCGAACAGGGTGATTTCGTTGTCATGTGCAAATTGGATATTGGCAGGATTGGGAGTCGCAGGTTCATGGCCGTCTAGGGTCAAGGTTCTCCCCCCACCGTTGGGCACTGGTTCGTCTCCACTTACATTCCATTCAAACAGGTTACTATCGTTATCGATAGAGAAATCCATCCTCAGCGTGCCACGGATCATCCTATCCAAAGTGACGTTGTGATTCCAGGGTAAATCTCTGTGGTGGGAGGACAGTCCATCGATCTCATCATTCTGCTGGAGTCCGGTGATAACAAAGTCATTGGCTACCGTTCCTGACTCATCGGAGAACTGGATCTGGCCTTGGCCAGGATCCGGATCTATGGAAAAGTCCTCTGTACCGTCTTGTGGTATAGCAATAGCGCTGCCGCACATGGCCACCAATACGCCTGTTACGATTAGTCTTGCCTTCATTTTGCTACTCCCCTTGAATGTGATGTAAGAGTGAGATGCGAAGCCCTTCAATCCCCTCCTCCTTCAGGGATGGATGGCCGACCTACTACCGCCACGTAGTTGCAGCAGTCAATTACATTTTGGTCCTGTACAGAAACGGACCTCACTCGTATCTTTAAGCAAGATTCCCGCCATAACAAATCAACTTACTGTTTATCGGGGATTATCCGGCCTCTCGGGTAGAGACGCACTTCAGTTTGTAAAAAATTCTGACACCTCTGTGCGCAAAGGAAGAGATATGAGACGACTGCACGGCGCCCACGCCTATATCCAGGCCAATCCTCCGTGTTCGGATCTCTGGAACATCTGCGACTGCAACTATTACGACCCTTCCGAAAGCTGATCTCGGATTCGGCGGCCTCGAGCCAAACACTGGCGCTCAATGGCGACTTTGCCGCCCTCCTGGACGGGAGAGAAGTGTGGTGGGTGGCCGAATCGGTCACCAGATGGGTCTGGCAACGTCTTTCCAGTGCATTGGGATGGATTTAGTAATACTAAATTTCAGAATTTTAATATTTAAAATTTTTTGAGCATTGTAAGTACTCGCCCGCAGATATGTCAGAATTTTTTACAAATTGAAATGCCCGTCCACCCGAGAGGCAGAAAAAATATTTAGTAAACATCAGGTTAACTTTTCATGGCGTTAATCTTGCGTTAAGCGATGGGGGGCCGTTTCTGTCCCGAATAGATCTCAGCGATACAACTGACTGCCCTAACTACCTAGGAGGACGTCCCATGAAAAAGACCTTGACCGCCATTTGCCTGTCTCTGTCGATGGCGGCACCGGCCTTTGCGCTACCGCTTCAGAACGGGGACTTTGAGACGGGGGATTTCACCGGATGGAGCGGGGATCTCGTCTCCACCGGTGTTGTCGATCCGGACACCGACAGCCACTTTTCGATTGTTCTCAATGCAGGTCCCAGCAACAGCAACGTGGCCCAGGTTCAGAACGATGATATCGACTGGATTGCCACCCTGTTTCAGGACTTCACCCTGGATAGCCTTCCGGGTGCCGGCTGGACCATGGACATCACCTTCTGGATCCAGTGGAATCCCACAGACAGCACCCAGGACACTCTGAGTGCCGAGCTTTCGGATACGGGCTTAACGGATACGGTAGACCTTCTGAGTGGCGTTTCCGATACCGACCTTCTGAACGGCACTTGGGTGACCCAGGACATTACCGGCTTCGCCCAAACCTGGGGTGGGCAGGACGTGGAGCTTGCCTTTACGCTGAATGATTTCGATTTTTCCACCCCGGATACCTTGCTGATCGATGAAATTTCCTTCAGACAGCATGGCCCCACTCCCTCGGTTCCGGAGCCTGCCACCCTGCTGCTCCTTGGAGGCGGGATGCTGGGATTTGGGATGAAGAGGTTCAGAAGAAACCTTCAGGGGCAGAGTTAAGACGTTTGGGGTATAAAGATTCGGAGGAGGTGAAAAATGAAACGCTATTTTTCGATGTATGCTGTCCTGTTGGTGTTTTTCGCTAACTGGGCTTTTGCAGATAAACCTACAGTACATGTAAATTTACATAGAACCATCCATCCGCCTGTTATAGAGTCAGATTTGGGTCAGTATGGGCCGGTATCGCAAATAGGAGAAGATGCAGCCAGAACGCAATTTTTAAATGATGCGGAGTCCTTTGTTAATTCAAATATTCCTGATTTGTCGAGTGTCCTGACGGAAGTCTGGGGTGAAGGATACGAATATGATGTGCTATCTTCTGACGTACAAGTTGACGATCCCGCCGATTCCTATACCGAACAGAATGCAGATTGCGGGAAGCTGATGGAGACCACACCTAGTGTTGTTCGAACATCTGTTTCTCGAGTTGTAGAAGAATTGGAAGATTATATTGGAGTATATGATCTTACTGTGAAAGAAACTTATGATTTTGACTTGACAGGATGTCAGTTTGACTCTCAAGA of the Methylomarinovum tepidoasis genome contains:
- a CDS encoding helix-turn-helix domain-containing protein is translated as MTPQQFSLDLDHPPEHFEALHREAHGTVLVWEALRPGKRWVKLAPNDPAIPEFLAGLKGKPDTYVSVNEFDGWRLVRLLRSLRAVYVDLDGTTDLDLALDTLLESRMPAPSLTVFSGRGLHLYWLIQPMPPKTLPVWQRITDSLNQALAPIGADPKARDCTRVLRLVGTVNSLNNAVVRGLIITGYRWTLHELANEVLGQRKPRKAPGKAKIRDIHAQAAKRAQRAPQAVSGSIYERWYKVYQDLLAIARHHDGQIPEGYRDSWLFLSGVALSWFSRAESLRDEIENAAQTFTPGLTDREIKAVAKTIQQRAEAAAAGKTIEWQGQEVDPRYRFRRATLHKWLQPLIPETLYPELRAILPDRIARERKLLRDQDRARKVYWQDRESSYTGKGVRKDNEQRRAMALLMRAGGASYRQISEELGVSIRTAYRWCHD
- a CDS encoding replication initiation protein — protein: MRVWTIYDCDHPGAILAWEERNLPPPSWAAKNRENGHAHLVWGLSAPVLMEGLNARDTPMRYLAAIESAFTATLEADPGFGGLLTKNPAYPLWHVLRGPRIGYELNELAEWVDLERFKPKRGWKVDEVGVGRNVTLFDRLRYWAYRNVLEYKKEGGLDGWNAWLSACNTRALTFNGDFAAPLDGREVWWVAKSVAKWVWQRFSLEKRQELIQRTHTPEQQARRGRKGGKKSGEVRRAMSEEKRASARLMRAQGMSYRAIAKELEVSLGIVHKWCRE
- a CDS encoding ParA family protein produces the protein MKIVAFFGSKGGTGKSTLAHLLAYGAALHGQPALVVHTDDREPEIHDSRPYHYFDGRDPKRLYAVLERAKTGGEGLCVIDGGGNRPGLDRILAKACDLILIPCGIGGQDAPMALRDLERLPGAWIIVNRFPLSPGHRRRPKAEDYIAQLPRKRILCRLGESAAVDRFTEPDTRPWTAPPTRVNNAARALYRKVRDKLAQSSPSPDPHPGSG
- a CDS encoding patatin-like phospholipase family protein, giving the protein MVFMEKCGLALSGGGFRAALFHLGVLAALAERGLLSRIEVISTVSGGSIIGACYYLKLKQLLEGNHPRFPEPSQEAYVGIVKELTNEFLEAVQQNPRLRLFDSPFANFRMGLESYTRTHRITELLDEHFFYPITCQEGILLRDIHIFPPELPEAFDIRQENQEREFKIPILIINATSLNTGHPWHFTGAWVGETPPKRACMEEIDTNVRLPRLKFDGSCKDDCQDPPWPKDPGEVRERLCRLKLSEAMAASAAVPGIFPPLTLRGLYQNRSGEEIVVELADGGVFDNQGVGALCREGCTYLIVSDGSGQLEDQPLLSRRAFEVVSRANSVMMDKIREEIYCRARREFQKGLSFFHLRQEVQSTQSLPKIPGPVNRPEGMVYALSCLRTDLDSFSDAEAFSLMYHGYTLALSRLPGEAWKDYLPREEWNFLAIREVLEKRRCWLMRRLEVGCHRLFKPFLLLAKEHPWLKWAGATAGLFLFGALLWRLWDLSLELPAPLLFLVPISFLPLDLWFRKFRFLRCLDPFLGLLGLLLLTPVGIWLWLWRNTADRLFLRLGKVNRASEGKTPPH
- a CDS encoding RNA-guided endonuclease InsQ/TnpB family protein; this translates as MSLRTASIKLEITPDQGKRLADLQAAFSKACNLLVPYVCGHRVWNRVALHNLTYDLLRRQTPLGSQMCCNTIWSVCQAYRSQKKRGRIRKDGPVPRLHFDRASVHFDKRTYTLAGETLSLYTLQGRIRVRMRLGEHQRRLLDQGTPKEAELVCRKGQWYFNLVVELEDPDPVTAGPVMGVDVGENNLAATSTGKVFGGGRLRHRQDQHLTLIRRLQKAKSNGSRSAAQRLRQVSGKAGRRNSCVNHQISKAIVAEAQRTQTAVIVLEDLTHIRDRIKAGKRVRARLHRWPFRQLQKQIEYKAADVGIRVIYVDPAHTSQTCSECGCLGRRVKHLFECECGFRAHADCNAARNLARIGGSTLPPRAAVNTPNVPMGSHTIH
- the tnpA gene encoding IS200/IS605 family transposase, whose amino-acid sequence is MVDVVTNRNCVYQTAYHVIWCPKYRRDVLVGEVATTLNELLEELCRERGWPVISREIQPDHIHLFLTIPPAIAVTDAIKILKGVTARRLFQRFPQLKKRLWGGHLWSPSYYVGTAGNMSAETIQRYIERSEHVTRRR
- a CDS encoding IS4 family transposase; protein product: MASDPMASIPSVCGGGWAETKAAYRLLDNPRLDFREVLRAHSVPTLERIRQQSRVLCLQDTTELDYSGRPSMAGLGRLNYEKRQGLYLHPTLVISEAGVALGVTDCWHWARLPKGEPDLAESLRWVEGYERVAELAALAPETRLVYVADREGDLRALIDRAEQLGFAADYLIRVRHDRKLNDPLDGKLRAAVEAQPVLGTIAFDLPASGNRPARQVTQTLRVARLELKTRNGPGPKVTVILAWEEAPPEGREAVEWCLITNEPITTLEQARARIEWYRKRWWIEVYFRILKSGCRIEALQLRTRERLERALVLYLIVAWRILMLMTLGREHPEWCCEVVFSVEEWQTAWAIHHRTPPPSKPPDLGTIVRLVAGFGGWLGRKNDPPPGPKALWQGMTKLSAYVEAVTAIQTAEIKFPQKKRIRH
- a CDS encoding PEP-CTERM sorting domain-containing protein, coding for MKARLIVTGVLVAMCGSAIAIPQDGTEDFSIDPDPGQGQIQFSDESGTVANDFVITGLQQNDEIDGLSSHHRDLPWNHNVTLDRMIRGTLRMDFSIDNDSNLFEWNVSGDEPVPNGGGRTLTLDGHEPATPNPANIQFAHDNEITLFGTANPSEDIDGHEHHNHPNYNFPGSGPFPGAPFNWEDDPKNVYFTTEKGLSDPGDVFNWFLGVNNPYVDDNFICNILGCDDATFNIDALVVYDIIGDLTSFDAGTDKFTSDAIFFSVAPGAFDPTGDNIYWISASGIGGLYGDPGLSVNVDSLDVHVPEPATLTLICAGLLGFRFMHWNRS
- a CDS encoding PEP-CTERM sorting domain-containing protein gives rise to the protein MKKTLTAICLSLSMAAPAFALPLQNGDFETGDFTGWSGDLVSTGVVDPDTDSHFSIVLNAGPSNSNVAQVQNDDIDWIATLFQDFTLDSLPGAGWTMDITFWIQWNPTDSTQDTLSAELSDTGLTDTVDLLSGVSDTDLLNGTWVTQDITGFAQTWGGQDVELAFTLNDFDFSTPDTLLIDEISFRQHGPTPSVPEPATLLLLGGGMLGFGMKRFRRNLQGQS